One window of Salegentibacter sp. Hel_I_6 genomic DNA carries:
- a CDS encoding YceI family protein encodes MKTYFLFFFALCFAVSGIAQSSFETREIAILPNSNLSISGTTNINDFECDFNTIYFKDQSFKVHYSENGDILNFKNSILPLENANFDCGNRKINKDFHDLLKSEKHPEILLKLKKIDMSRDGNALVTLTFNIAGIDKDYKFPVEITRDKLLCFDGKLQLNIKDFNLEAPSKIFGLIVLDEEIEINFNLNIQT; translated from the coding sequence ATGAAAACTTATTTCCTATTTTTCTTCGCATTATGTTTTGCTGTTTCAGGTATAGCCCAATCCAGTTTTGAAACCAGGGAGATCGCCATTTTACCCAATAGCAATCTTAGTATTTCTGGCACTACCAACATCAACGACTTTGAATGTGATTTTAATACCATTTATTTTAAAGATCAAAGCTTTAAGGTTCATTATTCTGAAAACGGAGATATTCTGAATTTCAAAAACAGCATTCTACCTCTTGAAAATGCCAATTTTGACTGCGGAAACCGGAAAATAAACAAAGATTTTCACGATCTCTTAAAGTCTGAAAAACATCCCGAAATTCTGTTGAAACTTAAAAAAATAGATATGAGCCGGGATGGAAACGCCCTGGTTACCTTAACTTTTAATATTGCCGGAATAGACAAAGACTATAAATTCCCGGTGGAGATCACCAGAGATAAATTACTTTGCTTTGATGGTAAACTTCAGCTAAATATTAAAGACTTTAACCTGGAAGCTCCCAGTAAAATATTTGGTTTAATTGTTTTGGATGAAGAAATTGAAATTAATTTCAACCTGAATATTCAAACTTAA
- a CDS encoding carbonic anhydrase, which translates to MTKDEVLNRLKDGNGRFTADNKEGKLQDKSRREELTKGQSPYAIVLSCADSRVVPELAFDSGLGELFTVRVAGNIANSSSIASMEYAVAHLGTEIIVVMGHESCGAVTAAMNGGDNGYNLNHLVSHIAPAIAASGKDAHVNDVVKKNAQLTAEELKTRSTIIREAADSGKVKIVAAYYNLDSGKVDFL; encoded by the coding sequence ATGACTAAAGACGAAGTATTAAATAGACTTAAAGATGGTAATGGGCGTTTTACTGCCGATAATAAAGAGGGAAAATTACAGGATAAATCCCGAAGGGAAGAACTAACCAAAGGGCAATCACCTTATGCAATTGTTCTAAGCTGTGCCGATAGCCGTGTGGTGCCAGAGCTTGCTTTTGATTCTGGTCTGGGCGAATTATTTACCGTGCGTGTAGCTGGAAATATTGCCAACAGTTCTTCTATAGCAAGTATGGAATATGCTGTGGCGCATTTAGGAACTGAAATTATTGTAGTGATGGGACACGAAAGTTGTGGTGCTGTTACTGCTGCTATGAATGGTGGTGATAACGGGTATAACCTAAATCACCTTGTTTCTCACATTGCACCAGCCATTGCAGCTTCAGGTAAAGATGCTCATGTAAATGATGTTGTAAAGAAAAATGCACAACTAACTGCAGAAGAGCTTAAAACGCGTTCTACAATAATTAGAGAAGCCGCTGATAGTGGTAAAGTGAAAATTGTAGCAGCCTATTATAACTTAGATTCAGGAAAAGTAGATTTTCTATAA
- a CDS encoding group III truncated hemoglobin: MKNDIKTREDVFLLVSGFYKKVRQNPEIGHFFNEVIHDWHAHIEKLTDFWESNLFLKALYKGNPQKVHLKVDQENNQQISSYHFGVWLNLWFETIDELYAGELANRAKNNARKMSSHLYLKIFQEREKINKSSSL, encoded by the coding sequence ATGAAAAATGATATTAAAACCCGGGAAGATGTTTTTTTACTGGTTTCGGGATTTTATAAAAAAGTAAGGCAGAATCCTGAAATTGGTCATTTTTTTAATGAGGTTATACACGATTGGCATGCACATATCGAGAAGTTAACCGATTTCTGGGAAAGTAATCTCTTTTTAAAAGCTCTTTATAAGGGAAACCCGCAGAAGGTGCACTTAAAAGTAGACCAGGAAAATAACCAGCAAATTTCCTCCTATCACTTTGGGGTCTGGTTAAATCTTTGGTTTGAAACTATAGATGAATTATACGCAGGTGAACTGGCAAACCGGGCTAAAAATAATGCTCGTAAAATGTCTTCGCATTTGTATTTGAAGATTTTCCAGGAGAGAGAAAAAATAAATAAAAGTAGCTCTCTTTAA